In a genomic window of Vallitalea okinawensis:
- a CDS encoding peptide ABC transporter substrate-binding protein, translating into MKKIITLFAFVAVVLLFIVFVSYTISNNETTGAIDEVSKEVVEEVVEEVVIPEPAEGGTLKVAINDPASLNPLVNKDESIDLLLQLVFDGLVSLDQNQKPQVNLANSVEASVNGTYLTVTLKPEVYWHDGEVFTADDVVFTIETLKALGGESMYAKSIENISYANVIDDNTVEIVLKQAYSGYLYGLTFPIIPEHIYQGEDMLTTEKNMTPIGTGSYIFEAYTPMQDVSLTKNNNWHGGYVYINNVSAIITRDEAAKINSLEANITNALYTSQVDWSKFTSNENWQVNEFSTYYYDFVGFNFNHALLQDKDLRQALVYSVNREEIVNEYLMGFGTVTETPIHPDSWLNTSELAVYAYNINKASEILLKEGWADSDNDGILEKGNDKLSLEMIVSNSDPARLAIANAIKEDLAEVGIEVIITPLDSAAFYARIEADDFDLFYGGWNLSPIVDLTFAFGTNATGNYINYSSATMDELLANAFKAMDEITMKNEYAALIEYIQSEVPYMSLFFRENALVTSDIYGEIEPSPNNIYDSIENWYIAE; encoded by the coding sequence ATGAAAAAAATAATAACATTATTTGCTTTTGTTGCAGTTGTATTATTATTTATTGTATTTGTTAGCTATACAATTAGTAATAATGAGACAACGGGTGCTATAGATGAAGTATCTAAAGAGGTTGTAGAAGAAGTAGTCGAAGAAGTGGTTATACCTGAGCCAGCAGAGGGTGGTACTTTAAAAGTTGCTATCAACGATCCTGCCTCATTAAACCCCTTAGTAAATAAGGATGAATCAATTGATTTATTACTTCAATTAGTTTTTGATGGTCTTGTTTCCTTAGATCAAAATCAAAAGCCACAAGTTAATCTGGCGAATTCTGTTGAAGCTAGTGTCAACGGTACTTATTTAACGGTTACTTTAAAACCAGAAGTTTATTGGCATGATGGAGAAGTTTTCACAGCAGATGACGTTGTGTTTACTATTGAAACCCTTAAAGCTTTAGGGGGAGAGTCCATGTATGCTAAGAGTATAGAAAATATTTCTTATGCAAATGTGATTGATGACAATACTGTAGAAATAGTTTTAAAACAAGCTTACAGTGGCTATTTATATGGATTAACTTTTCCTATTATTCCAGAACATATCTACCAAGGTGAAGATATGCTAACAACAGAAAAGAATATGACGCCTATAGGTACAGGCTCGTATATATTTGAAGCGTATACTCCTATGCAAGATGTTTCGTTAACAAAAAATAATAATTGGCATGGTGGATACGTCTATATAAATAACGTTTCTGCTATCATTACAAGAGATGAAGCTGCTAAAATAAACTCTTTAGAAGCCAATATAACTAATGCGTTATATACTTCCCAAGTTGATTGGAGTAAGTTCACAAGTAATGAAAATTGGCAAGTCAATGAGTTTTCCACCTATTACTATGATTTTGTTGGGTTTAACTTCAATCATGCACTTTTACAGGATAAAGATTTGCGACAAGCTTTAGTTTACAGCGTTAACCGTGAAGAGATTGTCAATGAATACTTGATGGGTTTTGGTACTGTTACTGAAACGCCTATCCATCCAGATTCTTGGTTAAACACATCAGAGCTAGCTGTTTATGCTTATAACATTAATAAAGCCTCTGAAATTCTTTTAAAAGAAGGATGGGCAGATAGTGATAATGATGGTATTCTTGAAAAAGGTAATGATAAATTAAGCTTAGAAATGATTGTATCCAATTCTGATCCTGCACGTTTAGCTATTGCAAATGCTATCAAAGAAGATCTTGCTGAGGTAGGAATAGAAGTAATTATTACACCTTTAGATTCAGCAGCTTTTTATGCTAGAATAGAAGCTGATGATTTTGATCTTTTTTATGGTGGATGGAACTTATCACCAATTGTTGATTTAACTTTTGCATTTGGTACAAATGCTACAGGGAATTATATTAACTACAGCAGTGCTACAATGGATGAACTATTAGCTAATGCATTTAAAGCAATGGATGAAATAACTATGAAGAATGAGTATGCTGCGTTAATAGAGTACATTCAAAGTGAAGTTCCATATATGAGCCTTTTCTTTAGAGAGAATGCTTTAGTAACCAGTGATATTTATGGGGAAATAGAACCATCACCAAATAATATTTATGATTCTATTGAAAATTGGTACATCGCCGAGTAA
- the coaE gene encoding dephospho-CoA kinase (Dephospho-CoA kinase (CoaE) performs the final step in coenzyme A biosynthesis.), with protein sequence MKQSKLLVIGMTGNSGSGKSTVATYFKDAYNVNVIDGDKIGHQMLEKDSPAFDELVQQFGEGVIDDVTGHISREKLRSIVFADSKQLSALDRISHYHICKFIFNQIHEIKTYQSLKYSAIIVDAVKLLESDLIHYTDTIWVVISDIEKRKERLLNRDGLSIEAIEKRLASQWKNKEYIERADEIISNDTNLDELFKACDALAVKYNLQSSL encoded by the coding sequence ATGAAACAAAGTAAGCTCTTGGTTATTGGCATGACGGGGAATTCGGGTAGTGGCAAGAGTACTGTTGCTACCTATTTTAAAGACGCTTATAATGTAAATGTTATAGATGGGGATAAGATAGGCCATCAAATGCTTGAGAAAGATTCTCCTGCATTTGATGAACTTGTACAGCAATTTGGTGAGGGAGTTATTGATGATGTTACAGGACACATCTCTAGGGAAAAATTGAGAAGTATTGTCTTTGCAGACTCCAAGCAATTAAGTGCATTGGATCGAATTTCCCATTATCATATATGCAAGTTCATCTTTAATCAGATTCATGAGATAAAAACGTATCAATCCCTGAAGTATTCTGCTATAATAGTAGATGCTGTTAAATTACTAGAATCAGATTTAATACACTATACAGATACAATTTGGGTTGTTATATCGGACATTGAAAAGAGAAAAGAGCGACTGCTAAATCGTGACGGTTTATCCATTGAAGCAATAGAAAAAAGATTAGCCTCTCAATGGAAAAATAAAGAATACATTGAAAGAGCTGACGAGATTATCAGTAATGATACAAATCTTGATGAGCTTTTTAAAGCATGCGATGCTTTAGCAGTAAAATATAATTTGCAATCTTCGCTTTGA